The following proteins are co-located in the Rippkaea orientalis PCC 8801 genome:
- a CDS encoding anthranilate synthase component II: MILVIDNYDSFTYNLVQYLGELGTDLTVASDIQVYRNDQIDLEKIRYLKPDGVVISPGPGRPDDAGISLALIEALGPTLPILGVCLGHQSIGQIYGGQVIRAPILMHGKTSEIYHNGIGVFAGLENPFTATRYHSLVVDRQTLPTVLEITAWVEDGTIMGLRHRDYPHIQGVQFHPESILTPSGKKLLRNFLLSLK; this comes from the coding sequence TTGATTCTTGTTATTGATAATTACGACAGTTTTACCTACAATTTGGTGCAGTATCTGGGGGAGTTAGGGACGGATCTGACCGTAGCTTCCGATATTCAGGTATATCGTAATGATCAGATCGATCTCGAAAAAATTCGTTATTTAAAGCCAGACGGGGTGGTTATTTCTCCCGGTCCAGGCCGTCCAGACGATGCGGGGATTTCTTTAGCCTTAATTGAAGCGTTAGGACCAACCTTGCCCATTTTGGGGGTTTGTTTAGGGCATCAAAGTATTGGTCAGATTTATGGCGGACAAGTGATCCGTGCCCCCATTTTAATGCACGGCAAAACCTCAGAAATCTATCACAATGGCATAGGGGTATTTGCGGGATTAGAGAATCCTTTTACGGCGACTCGCTATCATAGCTTAGTGGTAGATCGACAGACGTTACCTACGGTTCTGGAAATCACCGCTTGGGTTGAAGATGGGACAATTATGGGGTTGCGTCATCGGGATTATCCCCATATTCAAGGGGTACAATTTCATCCCGAAAGTATCTTAACCCCATCAGGTAAAAAACTGCTTCGTAACTTTTTACTTTCATTAAAGTAA
- a CDS encoding diacylglycerol kinase family protein, which yields MTSHLNMSQSTSTILPSGKSFRSHRLSTTSAASAELDLSSPRHRSWQIAPNLFLSFKYAWAGICYAFETQRNFRIHTTMTVLAISLGLFLKVNATGMAIVSLTCALVMVLELLNTALESVVDLTVGQSYHELAKIAKDCAAGAVMISAMASVLVASFILLPPLLPLLLTL from the coding sequence ATGACATCCCATTTAAACATGAGCCAATCCACTTCCACTATTTTGCCCTCTGGCAAGTCTTTTAGAAGTCATCGACTGTCCACAACCTCTGCCGCCTCAGCCGAATTAGACTTGAGTTCTCCACGGCATAGATCTTGGCAAATTGCCCCCAATCTTTTTTTGAGTTTTAAATATGCTTGGGCTGGCATCTGCTATGCCTTTGAGACACAACGGAACTTTCGTATTCATACAACGATGACCGTTCTGGCCATTAGCTTAGGACTCTTCCTCAAGGTTAATGCTACGGGTATGGCTATTGTTTCCTTAACCTGCGCCTTAGTGATGGTTCTAGAATTATTAAACACCGCTTTAGAATCCGTTGTGGATCTGACGGTGGGACAGTCCTACCATGAACTAGCCAAAATAGCTAAAGATTGTGCAGCCGGTGCGGTAATGATCAGCGCGATGGCTTCGGTATTAGTAGCCAGTTTTATCCTATTACCTCCGTTATTACCCTTACTTTTGACCCTGTAA
- a CDS encoding GUN4 domain-containing protein: protein MKNQTSTPLLFISYRRDDSADVTGRIYDRLIQYFGKDTIFKDVDSIPIGVDFRQYIDQEVGRCQILLAIIGQQWLNITDTTGKRRLDDPQDFVRLEIESALKRNIPVVPVLVRGAKVPTEQELPPSLRELAYRNGSLVRSDPDFHGDLDRLILGIERHLEEHQAKSPQPSLKTSFPFKFKSWWLLGGLGGAIALILGIGSLLSQVSIFVDIQPLQYKQLEKFLNEQNWQAADRETAKIMLAATGREQEKWIDKKGINQMSCQEIRKIDDLWLKASQGKFGFSTQREIWRKVANNDKFGDLIGWRQNNQWLTTDQLQFNLSAPKGHLPSSSREGKLSGGWLVWYLLPMTTTGNQSDSKASQCWPEEKAVSFSDSASAFS from the coding sequence ATGAAGAATCAAACATCAACTCCGTTGCTTTTTATTTCTTACCGTCGAGACGATAGTGCTGATGTAACGGGGAGAATTTATGATCGTTTAATTCAATATTTTGGGAAAGACACGATTTTTAAAGATGTGGACTCGATTCCCATCGGCGTTGATTTCCGTCAGTATATCGATCAAGAAGTGGGGCGATGTCAAATCTTATTAGCGATTATTGGTCAACAATGGCTCAATATTACTGATACCACGGGAAAACGTCGCCTAGACGATCCCCAAGATTTTGTTAGACTCGAAATTGAATCCGCCCTGAAGCGCAATATTCCCGTGGTTCCCGTTCTGGTTAGGGGAGCAAAGGTTCCTACTGAACAAGAATTACCCCCCAGTTTAAGGGAATTGGCTTACCGGAATGGGAGTTTAGTGCGATCTGATCCCGATTTTCACGGAGATCTCGATCGCTTAATTCTGGGGATTGAGCGCCATCTTGAAGAACATCAAGCCAAATCGCCTCAACCCTCCTTAAAGACTTCCTTTCCCTTCAAATTCAAGTCCTGGTGGTTGCTAGGAGGATTAGGGGGGGCGATCGCTCTTATCCTGGGTATTGGCTCGCTTTTGTCCCAAGTTTCGATCTTTGTTGACATTCAACCCCTTCAATACAAACAACTGGAAAAATTTTTAAACGAGCAAAATTGGCAAGCGGCTGATCGAGAAACGGCAAAAATCATGTTAGCAGCAACGGGAAGAGAACAAGAAAAATGGATCGATAAAAAGGGGATCAATCAGATGTCTTGCCAAGAGATTCGCAAGATCGACGATCTTTGGCTCAAAGCGAGTCAAGGAAAGTTTGGGTTTAGTACACAGCGAGAAATCTGGAGAAAAGTCGCTAATAACGATAAATTTGGCGATCTAATAGGCTGGCGACAGAATAATCAATGGCTAACGACCGATCAATTACAGTTTAATTTAAGTGCACCGAAGGGGCATTTACCGTCGAGTTCCCGTGAAGGCAAATTATCAGGGGGATGGTTAGTCTGGTATTTATTACCGATGACGACGACGGGCAATCAATCAGATTCTAAGGCGAGTCAGTGTTGGCCAGAGGAAAAAGCAGTTAGTTTCTCCGATTCTGCTTCTGCATTTTCTTGA